The proteins below come from a single Oscillospiraceae bacterium genomic window:
- a CDS encoding DNA translocase FtsK, with amino-acid sequence MAQSRSGKKSTKSSGTKKRSGSAKGTSRSNAGRTASARSSAGHERQPSRRAQRRAQTPNLTRSVLLVGLGLLCVALVLVPGQNFWSTLRSWYFGIFGITTYLVGPFLLYLAYLLASGYRVALFAGKVSLMGILCASVPVIFSKLNVESLKVGEIIKMLFTRGGTYFWEGGVLGAPIGATLLALFGRPASNIIMLLVLLLGVMFFFAITPVDIVLFLDARYKAFQTRQQERAAAETAYDTRLFNAAPEEESVENLTGALPDSATRPHHPVYDVIADTSRFPKQQAAPSRQPYTAPVTPVTPEAPFTAQSAAARPGFDVDLGPSSTESARRKAEANDPLEPVSIGPGGTFGMDPLSGKASGPLHYAQPPQPAPAPQEDFELQLEPAEEPASPAAAPAAQQPIDELDALINRAVSGHAPYYTPQEVSAETTLELPVPAEFETPLTPVPQEPRFDTPLIPVEEEPEQTPVQLPQLDMTGRVQGDTVVLSPADLAAGMAAKDMPPLGTPAPAAPAAPIAAPIPTLGGSFSDTGSAVSAAWESGRSVSEMLDAMAAEPAAAPAANSTSAAQPMTRPAAETTQSSFTVPQQGQAARVQVSTAVGNSAGAPVHTPPCAAKADPNAMRLPTSVEQPPEPYCYPSLNLFNATRPDDEAGAAREMKKNADILVNTLDSFGVKTTMLDICRGPSVTRYELQPQAGIKVSRITSLSDDIALNLATAGVRIEAPIPGKPAVGIEVPNKIRSTVNIRAVFESQNYINMRSPLTMALGKDIAGTAQVADLCKMPHLLIAGSTGSGKSVCVNSIIISFLFRSGPEDVKLILIDPKVVELAEYNGIPHLLMPVVTEPRKAAGALGASVAEMERRYKLFAENNVREIKAYNKLAAQTGMEHLPYIAIVIDELADLMMVAGKEVEDYICRIAQKARAAGIHLIVATQRPSVDVITGLIKANIPSRIAFAVSSQIDSRTILDSGGAEKLLGNGDMLFLPVGASKPVRVQGTFVTDEEIGAVLSFIKSTSTAQYDEEMIAEMERRAVAEKGSKRGGDDDGEAGGALDAMFEQAVECVIEAGQASTSLLQRRCKLGYARAARIMDQMEQEKIIGPYEGAKPRAVLVTKAQWEERKLNGQYDE; translated from the coding sequence ATGGCACAATCTCGTTCCGGCAAAAAATCCACAAAGAGCTCCGGCACCAAAAAGCGCTCCGGCTCTGCCAAAGGTACCTCCCGCAGCAATGCGGGGCGCACTGCGTCCGCACGCAGCAGTGCCGGGCATGAACGGCAGCCGTCCCGCCGCGCCCAGCGCCGTGCGCAGACCCCGAACCTTACCCGCAGTGTTCTGCTGGTAGGCCTTGGCCTGCTGTGCGTAGCGCTTGTGCTGGTGCCCGGCCAGAATTTCTGGAGCACGCTGCGCAGTTGGTATTTTGGCATCTTCGGCATCACGACCTATCTGGTCGGGCCGTTTCTGCTGTATCTTGCCTATCTGCTGGCCTCCGGCTACCGCGTAGCGCTCTTTGCGGGGAAGGTCTCCCTGATGGGGATTCTCTGCGCCAGCGTGCCGGTCATCTTCTCCAAGCTGAATGTGGAAAGCCTCAAGGTAGGGGAGATCATCAAGATGCTCTTCACCCGCGGCGGCACCTATTTCTGGGAGGGCGGCGTTCTGGGTGCCCCCATCGGCGCCACCCTGCTGGCGCTGTTCGGCCGTCCGGCTTCCAATATTATTATGCTGCTCGTCCTTCTGCTGGGTGTGATGTTCTTTTTTGCCATCACCCCGGTCGATATTGTCCTCTTTCTGGACGCGCGGTATAAAGCCTTTCAAACGCGCCAGCAGGAGCGCGCTGCCGCTGAAACAGCCTACGACACCCGGCTTTTCAACGCTGCACCGGAGGAGGAGAGCGTTGAGAACCTGACCGGTGCGCTGCCCGATTCCGCCACCCGGCCGCACCATCCTGTCTATGATGTCATTGCTGACACCAGCCGCTTCCCGAAGCAGCAGGCTGCACCGTCCCGGCAGCCGTACACAGCCCCCGTCACACCGGTCACGCCCGAAGCCCCCTTTACTGCGCAGTCTGCCGCAGCACGCCCGGGCTTTGATGTAGACCTCGGCCCGTCCAGCACCGAAAGCGCCCGCCGCAAGGCGGAGGCCAACGACCCGCTTGAGCCGGTCAGCATCGGGCCGGGCGGCACCTTCGGCATGGACCCCCTGTCCGGCAAGGCCAGCGGCCCGCTCCATTACGCCCAGCCGCCGCAGCCCGCGCCTGCCCCGCAGGAGGATTTTGAGCTGCAGCTAGAGCCTGCCGAGGAACCGGCATCGCCCGCTGCTGCACCGGCTGCCCAGCAGCCCATTGATGAGCTGGACGCACTGATCAACCGTGCCGTCAGCGGACATGCCCCCTACTACACCCCGCAGGAGGTCAGCGCCGAGACAACCCTTGAACTGCCTGTGCCTGCAGAGTTTGAGACCCCGCTGACCCCGGTGCCGCAGGAGCCGCGCTTTGACACACCGCTTATCCCTGTGGAGGAGGAGCCGGAGCAGACCCCCGTACAGCTGCCGCAGCTCGACATGACCGGGCGGGTACAGGGCGATACCGTAGTGCTCTCTCCGGCGGATCTTGCCGCCGGTATGGCTGCAAAGGACATGCCCCCGCTGGGTACGCCCGCTCCCGCAGCCCCGGCAGCCCCCATTGCCGCACCGATTCCGACGCTGGGCGGCAGCTTCAGTGATACGGGCAGCGCAGTCAGCGCCGCCTGGGAATCCGGCCGCTCGGTGTCCGAGATGCTGGACGCTATGGCGGCAGAGCCTGCAGCGGCTCCCGCTGCCAACAGCACATCCGCAGCACAGCCCATGACCCGCCCGGCTGCCGAGACGACCCAGAGCAGCTTTACCGTACCTCAGCAGGGGCAGGCTGCCCGCGTGCAGGTCAGCACTGCCGTCGGCAACTCGGCCGGTGCGCCGGTCCATACACCGCCCTGTGCGGCGAAGGCTGACCCGAACGCCATGCGCCTGCCCACCTCCGTGGAACAGCCGCCTGAGCCCTACTGCTATCCGTCGCTGAATCTCTTCAACGCGACCCGCCCCGATGACGAGGCCGGAGCCGCCCGCGAGATGAAGAAAAACGCTGATATTCTGGTAAATACGCTGGACAGCTTCGGCGTCAAGACCACGATGCTCGACATCTGCCGCGGCCCCTCTGTCACCCGGTATGAGCTGCAGCCCCAGGCGGGCATCAAGGTCAGCCGCATCACCAGCCTTTCCGATGATATTGCACTGAATCTTGCCACGGCAGGCGTGCGCATCGAGGCCCCCATCCCCGGCAAGCCCGCAGTCGGCATCGAGGTTCCCAATAAGATCCGCTCCACGGTCAACATCCGCGCGGTTTTTGAATCCCAGAATTATATCAATATGCGCAGCCCCCTCACGATGGCGCTTGGCAAGGATATTGCCGGCACGGCGCAGGTTGCTGACCTGTGCAAAATGCCACACCTGCTGATTGCAGGCTCTACCGGCAGCGGTAAATCTGTCTGTGTCAACTCTATCATCATCAGCTTCCTGTTCCGCTCCGGCCCGGAGGATGTCAAGCTCATCCTCATCGACCCGAAGGTCGTTGAGCTTGCGGAGTACAACGGCATCCCGCATCTTTTGATGCCCGTTGTGACCGAGCCGCGCAAGGCAGCCGGTGCGCTGGGTGCAAGCGTAGCTGAAATGGAGCGCCGCTACAAGCTTTTTGCCGAGAACAATGTCCGTGAGATCAAGGCCTACAACAAGCTGGCTGCCCAAACGGGCATGGAGCATCTGCCCTATATCGCCATCGTCATTGACGAGTTGGCGGATCTGATGATGGTTGCCGGCAAGGAGGTCGAGGATTACATCTGCCGCATTGCGCAGAAGGCCCGTGCCGCCGGTATCCACCTGATCGTTGCGACACAGCGTCCCAGTGTCGATGTCATCACCGGCCTTATCAAGGCCAACATCCCCAGCCGCATCGCGTTTGCCGTTTCCAGCCAGATCGACAGCCGTACCATTCTGGACTCCGGCGGCGCCGAAAAGCTGCTGGGCAACGGTGACATGCTCTTCCTGCCGGTCGGCGCATCGAAGCCGGTCCGTGTGCAGGGCACCTTTGTCACTGATGAGGAGATCGGTGCCGTGCTGAGCTTTATCAAGTCCACCTCCACCGCACAGTACGATGAGGAAATGATAGCCGAGATGGAGCGCCGCGCCGTTGCCGAAAAGGGCAGCAAGCGGGGCGGGGACGATGACGGCGAGGCAGGCGGCGCACTGGATGCCATGTTTGAGCAGGCTGTTGAGTGCGTCATCGAGGCCGGACAGGCCAGCACCAGCCTTTTGCAGCGCCGCTGCAAGCTGGGCTACGCCCGCGCGGCCCGCATCATGGACCAGATGGAGCAGGAAAAGATCATCGGCCCCTATGAGGGTGCCAAGCCCCGTGCCGTGCTGGTGACAAAAGCCCAGTGGGAGGAGCGCAAGCTCAACGGTCAATATGATGAATAA
- a CDS encoding MBL fold metallo-hydrolase — protein MMNKQKGWRIAAAVLAGLLLLSAFIIQLAGGRGPLPDWQQLRAALGVPLRTEESVPKPAPGSTAVYVLDVGQGDAVLICQNGVYCLIDTGPAEAEDALLYDLHALDVESLDYLVLTHPHADHTGNVRAVLSDFPVKQLLLPLWEPGADDTADWPRQLAECAAESGTELITAESGDRYPLGGGTLMILQGGSEDAASVNDISLCTMFTVGDFRFLDTGDAEEAAEQRLLDTYGPALHAVLYKAGHHGSYTSNSAAFLQAVRPAAVAVSCGLDNDYGHPHRAALENFAAAGAEVYRTDQEGSLTFLWQNNTLSVETTADACAPAA, from the coding sequence ATGATGAATAAGCAGAAGGGCTGGCGCATCGCAGCCGCTGTGCTGGCTGGCTTGCTGCTGCTTTCTGCCTTTATCATTCAGCTGGCGGGCGGCCGCGGCCCTCTGCCAGACTGGCAGCAGCTGCGCGCTGCGCTGGGCGTACCGCTCCGCACGGAGGAAAGCGTACCAAAGCCTGCCCCCGGCAGCACCGCCGTGTATGTGCTGGATGTCGGGCAGGGGGATGCCGTTTTGATCTGTCAGAACGGTGTGTATTGCCTGATCGACACCGGCCCCGCCGAGGCCGAGGATGCACTGCTCTACGACCTGCATGCACTCGATGTCGAATCGCTGGACTATCTGGTGCTCACGCATCCCCACGCCGACCATACCGGCAATGTCCGGGCGGTGCTTTCCGATTTCCCGGTCAAACAGCTTTTGCTGCCGCTGTGGGAGCCGGGTGCCGATGATACCGCTGACTGGCCCCGCCAGCTGGCTGAATGTGCCGCAGAAAGCGGCACCGAGCTAATCACTGCGGAGTCCGGGGATCGCTACCCGCTGGGCGGCGGCACACTCATGATTCTGCAGGGCGGCAGCGAAGATGCCGCAAGCGTCAACGATATTTCGCTCTGTACGATGTTCACGGTCGGAGACTTTCGTTTTCTCGACACCGGCGATGCCGAGGAAGCCGCTGAGCAGCGGCTTCTTGATACCTACGGCCCCGCCCTGCATGCCGTGCTTTACAAGGCAGGGCATCACGGGTCGTATACCTCCAACAGTGCAGCCTTTTTGCAGGCTGTCAGGCCTGCCGCCGTGGCCGTCAGCTGCGGGCTTGATAATGATTACGGCCACCCCCACCGCGCCGCACTTGAAAATTTTGCAGCTGCCGGGGCCGAGGTGTACCGCACCGATCAGGAGGGCAGCCTCACCTTTCTATGGCAGAATAACACGCTCAGCGTGGAGACCACCGCAGATGCCTGCGCGCCTGCGGCGTAA
- a CDS encoding methylenetetrahydrofolate reductase, giving the protein MTITEQFKAKRCVFSIECFPPRQTTQMDKLKATLQQMQTLNPGFISVTFGAGGSAGGVSTAEVADYIQNELQIPTLAHLICMGNDQIRAAEILDQLEAVGVRDVLALRGDRSPTRPESPDFRHASDLTSFIKWKKPDFSVHGACYPEGHPEADTLLHDVENLRIKQAAGVEHLVTQLFFDNMHFYRFLNLARRAGITLPVSAGVMPIVKRSQIERTVSLSSASLPSEFTRMISRYQDDPASLYDAGIDYAVKQLRDLIEGGADGIHLYAMNDAAVAAKVYDGIRDLL; this is encoded by the coding sequence ATGACGATCACCGAACAATTCAAAGCTAAACGCTGTGTTTTCTCGATCGAGTGCTTTCCGCCGAGACAGACCACCCAGATGGACAAGCTGAAAGCCACCCTGCAGCAGATGCAGACGCTCAACCCCGGGTTCATCAGCGTCACCTTCGGCGCGGGCGGCTCTGCCGGCGGCGTTTCCACTGCCGAAGTTGCCGACTATATCCAGAACGAGCTGCAGATCCCCACGCTTGCGCATCTGATCTGCATGGGCAACGACCAGATCCGCGCGGCTGAGATCCTCGACCAGCTCGAGGCTGTCGGTGTCCGCGATGTACTGGCCCTGCGCGGCGACCGCAGCCCCACCCGCCCCGAAAGCCCGGACTTCCGCCATGCAAGCGACCTGACTTCCTTCATCAAATGGAAGAAGCCTGATTTCTCGGTACACGGTGCCTGCTACCCGGAGGGGCACCCCGAGGCCGACACCCTGCTGCACGATGTTGAGAATCTGCGGATCAAGCAGGCCGCCGGTGTCGAGCATCTTGTGACCCAGCTTTTCTTTGACAACATGCATTTCTATCGCTTCCTCAATCTGGCGCGCCGTGCCGGCATCACGCTGCCTGTTTCGGCCGGTGTTATGCCGATCGTCAAGCGCAGCCAGATCGAGCGCACGGTTTCACTTTCCTCGGCCAGCCTGCCCTCGGAGTTTACCCGTATGATCTCCCGCTATCAGGACGATCCGGCCTCGCTGTATGATGCCGGCATCGACTATGCTGTCAAACAGCTGCGCGATCTGATCGAGGGCGGTGCCGATGGTATCCACCTGTATGCCATGAACGATGCCGCCGTGGCCGCCAAGGTCTACGACGGCATCCGGGATCTGCTGTAA
- a CDS encoding methionine synthase: protein MERRKPAAIDRATALRYMGAAGWTPDTATAALLDKAEEQVLAAAAPRAVYRRLPRTALPLEDCGTDLTRHLLGCGEVLLLAATLGSEIDKLLRRMEVSDIALATAADALASVLLEQVCDELESELRAAVQAQGVFMTGRYAPGYGDCPLELNDTLCLTVDSVRGCGLAVTPQHLLTPRKSTTAILGIADHPVTGTRAGCATCHLRDTCSFRKRGTTCFKQDR, encoded by the coding sequence ATGGAGCGCCGCAAGCCCGCCGCCATTGACCGCGCCACAGCGCTGCGCTATATGGGGGCCGCCGGTTGGACGCCGGACACCGCTACCGCAGCCCTGTTGGACAAGGCAGAGGAGCAGGTGCTGGCAGCGGCTGCTCCGCGCGCCGTATACCGCCGCCTGCCGCGCACAGCACTGCCGCTTGAGGACTGCGGCACAGATCTTACCCGCCACCTGCTCGGCTGTGGGGAGGTGCTGCTGCTGGCTGCGACTCTTGGGTCTGAGATCGACAAGCTGCTGCGCCGGATGGAGGTATCCGACATTGCGCTGGCAACCGCCGCCGATGCACTGGCCTCCGTACTGCTGGAGCAGGTCTGTGATGAGTTGGAAAGTGAGCTGCGCGCCGCTGTGCAGGCGCAGGGCGTTTTCATGACGGGGCGCTATGCACCCGGCTACGGCGACTGCCCGCTGGAACTGAACGATACCCTTTGCCTGACCGTGGACAGTGTGCGAGGCTGCGGTCTGGCTGTGACCCCCCAGCACCTGCTGACCCCACGCAAAAGCACCACCGCCATTTTAGGCATTGCCGATCACCCCGTGACTGGCACCCGTGCAGGCTGTGCGACCTGCCATCTACGGGATACCTGTTCGTTCCGCAAGCGCGGCACGACCTGTTTCAAACAAGATCGATAG